One part of the Bacillus sp. FJAT-45350 genome encodes these proteins:
- the frr gene encoding ribosome recycling factor → MSKEVIQDGKERMKKAIESLSRELATLRAGRANPSILDKIVVEYYGAPTPLNQLATISVPEARLLAIQPFDKTSIGEIEKAIQKSELGLTPSNDGTLIRIVIPALTEERRKELVKLVKKYGEDAKVAVRNVRRDTNDELKKLQKDGEMTEDELRRSTEDVQKLTDSHIEEIDSVTSNKEKEIMEV, encoded by the coding sequence CCAAGATGGAAAAGAACGTATGAAAAAAGCGATCGAATCACTTTCACGCGAATTAGCTACGTTACGTGCCGGTCGTGCGAACCCATCTATTTTAGATAAGATTGTTGTCGAATATTACGGGGCACCAACTCCGTTAAATCAATTAGCGACTATTTCAGTGCCCGAGGCAAGATTGCTTGCTATTCAGCCATTCGATAAAACATCAATCGGAGAAATTGAAAAGGCAATTCAAAAATCAGAGCTTGGCCTTACACCATCAAATGATGGAACTTTAATTCGTATCGTGATTCCTGCATTAACAGAGGAACGTCGTAAAGAATTAGTTAAACTAGTTAAAAAGTATGGTGAAGACGCGAAAGTAGCTGTTCGTAATGTAAGACGTGATACAAATGACGAACTTAAAAAGTTACAAAAAGACGGAGAAATGACAGAGGATGAGTTACGCCGTTCTACTGAAGATGTTCAAAAACTAACAGACAGTCATATCGAAGAGATTGATTCAGTTACATCAAATAAAGAAAAAGAAATCATGGAAGTATAA